Proteins encoded within one genomic window of Armatimonadota bacterium:
- the topA gene encoding type I DNA topoisomerase, producing MSKTLVIVESPAKAKTISRFLGKDYDVRASFGHVRDLPQGSDDIPAALRNKPWARLGVDVEGDFTPIYVIPADKKKYVADLRAAAKGVESVLLATDEDREGESISWHVLQILKLGKNVKVQRIVFHEITPEAIEEALASPRDIDESLVRAQEARRILDRLYGYTLSPLLWRKIAPKLSAGRVQSVATRLVVLRERERKQFVIAEYSGVEATLVTNGQSFVARLRSVDDARVAEGEHFDSRGQLSSDKVRWLMANEAQSFQAAVAESSPWTVSDIDAKPGRENPPPPFMTSTLQQEANRKLGYTARRTMRIAQQLYEGIDLGSGERVGLITYMRTDSLTLADRAIKQARTVIGDLYGAEHVPAKPKQYKSKSKNAQEAHEAIRPSDLARRPQDVRSSLSADQFKLYDLIWKRTIACQMKPAEVERTRVSIAVSSNGTKFVFAASGKSILFPGFLKAYVEGADDPDADLANKERILPTLEKGQELAAKEVRATEHATRPPARFTEASLVKELESEGVGRPSTYASILGTIEDRGYIFKKGRELVPTFTAFAVTELLENNFTELVDTTFTAQLEEQLDEIANGNLDHVGYLREFYTGTDEHPGIEPQVTHLSKDIPFPAIAVGENIIVRIGRNGPFLQRGEGGPGNTASVPGDLPPAELTLEIALELLAQKKAGGQALGEDPATGQCVLHKTGRFGDYLEVEQTEAERKSGKKPKRITIPKELKPAEIGDKELAILLSYPREIGPHPESGDMISVALGKFGPYLICGDKKANVGDWRKGASVTVDEAVVFLVNAKKARSGPEIIKDFGELEGLEGPVQLLSGRYGPYVKNGKVNATLPKGLDPADLTPEKAVELVKAKAAKGPTKRRRFTKKK from the coding sequence ATGTCTAAAACGCTCGTTATCGTTGAATCTCCCGCCAAAGCCAAGACTATCAGTCGGTTTCTAGGCAAGGACTACGATGTCCGGGCGAGCTTTGGTCACGTTCGCGATCTGCCACAAGGGTCCGACGACATCCCCGCCGCTCTGAGGAACAAGCCATGGGCGCGACTCGGGGTCGACGTCGAAGGCGACTTCACGCCGATCTACGTCATACCCGCAGACAAGAAGAAGTATGTCGCGGACCTGCGGGCCGCTGCAAAGGGCGTGGAGTCCGTCCTGCTCGCGACGGATGAAGACCGCGAGGGCGAGAGCATTTCGTGGCACGTGCTGCAAATTCTCAAGCTCGGCAAGAACGTGAAGGTGCAGCGCATCGTTTTCCACGAGATCACGCCGGAGGCGATTGAGGAAGCACTGGCTTCGCCTCGCGATATTGATGAATCGTTGGTGCGTGCACAAGAGGCGCGGCGCATCCTCGATCGGCTGTACGGATACACGCTCTCGCCGCTGCTCTGGCGCAAAATTGCTCCGAAACTCAGCGCAGGAAGAGTGCAGTCGGTAGCAACGCGTCTAGTCGTGCTGCGTGAAAGAGAGCGCAAGCAGTTCGTCATCGCCGAGTACTCGGGGGTTGAAGCGACCCTTGTGACAAACGGGCAATCGTTCGTCGCGCGACTGCGCAGCGTCGACGACGCCAGGGTCGCGGAGGGCGAGCATTTCGACAGCCGGGGACAGCTCTCATCTGACAAAGTTCGCTGGCTCATGGCGAACGAGGCACAGTCGTTCCAAGCTGCCGTCGCCGAAAGTTCGCCTTGGACCGTGTCAGATATCGATGCGAAGCCGGGCAGGGAGAACCCTCCACCGCCGTTCATGACCTCGACGCTGCAACAAGAGGCAAACCGAAAGCTCGGCTACACGGCCCGTCGAACGATGAGAATCGCCCAACAACTGTACGAAGGCATCGACCTCGGCAGCGGCGAACGGGTCGGTTTGATCACGTATATGCGTACCGACAGCCTCACGCTCGCAGATCGAGCGATCAAGCAGGCACGCACGGTGATTGGCGACCTGTACGGCGCTGAGCACGTTCCCGCCAAGCCGAAGCAGTACAAGTCGAAGTCTAAGAACGCTCAGGAAGCTCACGAGGCGATCCGCCCTTCGGATCTCGCCCGTCGACCGCAGGATGTAAGGAGTTCTCTATCTGCGGACCAGTTCAAGCTGTACGACTTGATCTGGAAAAGAACGATCGCCTGTCAGATGAAGCCTGCAGAGGTTGAGCGTACAAGAGTCTCTATCGCGGTCTCGAGCAACGGCACGAAGTTCGTATTTGCTGCGAGCGGCAAGAGCATCCTCTTTCCGGGTTTCCTGAAAGCGTATGTGGAGGGCGCAGACGACCCTGACGCCGACTTGGCCAACAAGGAGCGCATCCTTCCCACCCTCGAGAAGGGGCAAGAGCTGGCGGCAAAGGAAGTCCGCGCGACCGAGCACGCAACACGACCGCCCGCGCGGTTCACCGAGGCGTCGCTCGTCAAGGAGCTGGAGTCAGAAGGCGTCGGACGGCCAAGTACCTACGCGAGCATCCTCGGAACCATCGAAGACCGCGGATATATCTTCAAGAAAGGCCGAGAACTAGTGCCAACGTTCACCGCGTTCGCCGTGACGGAGCTTCTGGAGAACAACTTCACGGAGCTGGTCGATACGACCTTTACGGCGCAGCTCGAAGAACAGCTTGATGAGATTGCTAACGGCAACCTAGACCACGTTGGCTATCTGCGAGAGTTCTATACCGGCACTGATGAACATCCTGGGATCGAGCCGCAGGTCACGCATTTGAGCAAAGATATTCCGTTCCCTGCGATCGCCGTCGGCGAAAACATCATCGTTCGAATTGGCCGCAACGGTCCTTTCCTCCAGCGAGGGGAGGGCGGCCCCGGCAACACGGCCAGCGTCCCTGGCGATTTGCCGCCGGCGGAGTTGACGCTGGAGATAGCGCTCGAACTTCTGGCGCAGAAGAAGGCGGGCGGTCAGGCTCTGGGCGAAGACCCCGCGACGGGGCAGTGCGTGCTCCACAAGACAGGTCGGTTCGGCGACTATCTGGAGGTCGAGCAGACCGAGGCTGAGAGGAAGAGCGGAAAGAAGCCGAAGCGTATCACGATCCCGAAGGAGCTGAAGCCGGCAGAGATCGGGGACAAGGAGCTGGCGATCCTCCTCAGCTACCCGCGCGAGATCGGCCCGCACCCCGAGAGCGGCGACATGATCTCCGTCGCGCTCGGCAAGTTTGGGCCGTATCTGATCTGCGGCGACAAGAAGGCGAACGTCGGCGACTGGCGCAAGGGCGCTTCTGTCACAGTCGATGAGGCGGTCGTGTTCTTGGTGAACGCAAAGAAGGCGCGCTCTGGCCCGGAGATCATCAAGGACTTCGGCGAGCTTGAAGGGCTCGAAGGGCCGGTGCAACTGCTGAGCGGGCGGTACGGGCCTTACGTGAAGAACGGCAAGGTCAACGCGACCCTCCCCAAGGGGCTCGACCCTGCTGACTTGACGCCGGAAAAGGCGGTCGAGCTGGTCAAAGCGAAGGCTGCCAAGGGTCCGACCAAGCGCCGACGGTTCACGAAGAAAAAGTAG
- a CDS encoding TRAM domain-containing protein — MILAVIGAAVGLWASLEYMPYALDYLYQNVEIQSYGSSEMAGDETVGTSPYPFTDRPAAQIGLGLLGLLIGGACGAALADAATFVGVWWRRMAIGNKVSIFVGLILGIIGSLPFLSAIEGLEGALRAQATVGVVLLFSAAAILALHAMRDVLPWQKESVRRRNSGIKILDTNVIIDGRIHDVVNAGFLEGEIYVPKFVLDELQHIADSADSLRRQRGRRGLEILLLMQESHKLEIGTHDARVSADGDVDSRLVRMAKYLGGDLVSNDFNLNKVASLQDVRVLNINDLALALRPNVLPGEYLAVMITREGSQSGQGVGYLDDGTMVVVEDAEGRTGETLNICITQVIQTERGKMIFGAFDEQPEDQGQHDHRSTEDHPAKKQPTVE; from the coding sequence GTGATTCTAGCGGTGATAGGCGCCGCGGTAGGTCTCTGGGCAAGCCTGGAGTACATGCCGTACGCGTTGGACTACCTGTATCAGAACGTTGAAATCCAGTCGTACGGCTCAAGCGAGATGGCGGGTGATGAAACGGTGGGCACGTCTCCGTACCCGTTTACGGATCGTCCCGCCGCTCAAATAGGCTTGGGATTGCTCGGCCTGCTGATTGGTGGGGCGTGCGGCGCCGCCTTAGCCGATGCCGCCACTTTTGTCGGCGTCTGGTGGCGGCGGATGGCGATCGGCAACAAGGTGTCGATATTCGTCGGCCTCATACTCGGCATCATCGGATCGCTGCCTTTCCTTTCGGCGATCGAAGGGCTGGAGGGCGCGCTGAGAGCACAGGCGACGGTTGGCGTCGTGCTACTGTTCAGCGCCGCCGCAATTCTCGCTCTGCACGCGATGCGCGACGTCCTTCCATGGCAGAAGGAGTCGGTTCGTCGCCGGAATTCGGGCATCAAGATACTGGACACGAACGTGATCATCGACGGGCGGATTCACGACGTCGTGAACGCCGGATTCTTAGAAGGAGAGATTTACGTGCCGAAGTTCGTGCTGGATGAACTTCAGCACATCGCAGATAGTGCCGATTCGCTGCGCCGTCAACGAGGTCGTCGCGGCCTGGAAATCCTTCTCTTGATGCAGGAGAGCCACAAGCTGGAGATCGGAACGCATGACGCCAGAGTCTCTGCAGACGGAGACGTCGATTCGCGGCTGGTGCGGATGGCCAAGTACCTCGGCGGCGACCTGGTGAGCAACGACTTCAACCTCAATAAGGTGGCAAGCCTTCAAGACGTCCGCGTTCTCAACATCAACGACTTGGCTCTAGCGCTTCGACCCAACGTCTTGCCAGGCGAATACCTCGCTGTCATGATCACGAGAGAGGGTAGCCAATCTGGACAGGGGGTTGGATATCTGGACGACGGAACCATGGTTGTCGTCGAAGACGCTGAGGGCCGGACGGGAGAAACACTGAACATATGTATTACGCAGGTCATTCAAACGGAACGTGGGAAGATGATCTTTGGCGCATTTGACGAGCAACCGGAGGATCAGGGGCAGCACGACCATCGATCGACGGAAGATCACCCGGCCAAGAAGCAGCCGACGGTAGAGTGA
- the ispF gene encoding 2-C-methyl-D-erythritol 2,4-cyclodiphosphate synthase, which produces MRIVAFVLAAGESRRFGRNKMRLDVDGQPAWLRSFLAFDRHPEVHSTGLVVSRDLHDEVKRAAPSAAFVVLGGESRAESARAGLAALDESCDVVLIHDGARPYVTPGVISRVIQGVIDHGAAYPCIPVTDTVRLTTSGGLQSIDRDQLHFAQSPQGARRELFERAYSNGDDEYTDDIAAVLAIGEAAMPVEGEVSNLKITYPGDVQQMKARRETRTGFGYDIHAFSSDPDRDLWLGGVRFGSEERGLMGHSDADAVLHAVVDALLGAAGLGDIGKAYPDTAQEWKDAPSSLFLRGSAQRVIEMGWRISNIDVTVIAEMPKIGPRRDEMRRTIAELCGIETERVNVKATTNEKLGPIGHAEGIAAMAVVTLDSS; this is translated from the coding sequence GTGAGGATCGTCGCGTTTGTTCTAGCGGCCGGCGAGTCTCGGCGCTTTGGTCGCAACAAGATGAGGCTCGACGTTGACGGCCAGCCGGCGTGGCTCAGGTCTTTCCTCGCATTCGACCGGCACCCCGAAGTTCACAGCACGGGTCTTGTCGTTTCTCGCGATCTGCACGACGAAGTCAAGCGCGCAGCGCCCAGCGCTGCTTTTGTCGTGCTGGGCGGAGAATCCCGTGCTGAGTCGGCGCGTGCCGGGCTCGCCGCCCTCGACGAGTCATGCGACGTCGTCCTGATTCACGATGGAGCACGACCGTATGTGACGCCTGGGGTGATATCGCGCGTAATCCAAGGCGTGATCGACCACGGTGCCGCGTACCCGTGCATACCGGTGACGGACACTGTTAGGCTCACGACCAGCGGCGGCCTGCAATCGATCGACCGGGATCAGCTTCATTTTGCGCAGTCTCCGCAGGGCGCAAGGCGAGAGCTGTTCGAACGTGCGTATTCCAACGGCGACGATGAGTACACGGATGACATCGCGGCAGTGCTGGCGATCGGCGAAGCCGCCATGCCCGTTGAGGGCGAGGTCTCGAACCTCAAAATCACCTATCCTGGAGACGTTCAGCAGATGAAAGCGCGACGAGAGACGAGGACCGGATTCGGGTACGACATTCACGCGTTTTCGTCCGACCCGGACCGCGATCTGTGGTTGGGCGGGGTTCGATTCGGGTCTGAGGAGCGCGGGCTAATGGGCCACTCAGACGCCGATGCAGTGCTGCACGCGGTGGTCGATGCGCTGCTAGGCGCAGCAGGTCTGGGCGACATCGGCAAGGCTTATCCAGACACCGCGCAGGAGTGGAAGGACGCCCCCTCGTCGCTTTTTCTCCGGGGTTCCGCGCAGAGGGTGATCGAAATGGGCTGGAGGATCTCCAATATCGACGTCACCGTTATCGCAGAGATGCCTAAAATCGGACCCAGGCGTGACGAAATGCGACGGACCATCGCTGAGCTTTGCGGGATCGAAACGGAGCGGGTAAACGTCAAGGCGACGACCAACGAGAAGCTCGGCCCGATCGGTCACGCCGAAGGCATAGCTGCCATGGCCGTCGTGACCCTAGACAGTTCGTAG
- a CDS encoding ComF family protein, whose amino-acid sequence MERLRRVFEAPLRWLYPDRCELCKRIGNPAICQECLDELQPLEERTQTFHDTSAVRAIASVYEFEGRAAQAVKQLKYNRSTALAAPMAQLLFDALPSLGLPDFDHVVAVPIHASRKSLRGFNQAELLCEAFPEVVLQHSRLARIRATPPQVGLDRAARLTNLIGAFEASPDVAGKQILLVDDVTTTGGTLLACGAALRQRGAASVLAVTFCGEVEERAP is encoded by the coding sequence GTGGAAAGGCTGAGAAGGGTATTCGAAGCGCCACTGAGATGGCTTTACCCGGACCGGTGCGAACTGTGCAAGCGCATCGGCAATCCTGCCATCTGCCAAGAGTGTCTAGACGAACTGCAGCCGCTTGAAGAAAGGACTCAGACGTTCCACGACACGAGCGCGGTAAGGGCTATTGCCAGCGTCTACGAGTTCGAAGGCAGAGCTGCGCAGGCTGTCAAGCAACTCAAGTACAACAGATCGACCGCTCTGGCCGCGCCGATGGCGCAGCTGCTCTTTGATGCACTGCCGTCGCTCGGCCTGCCGGACTTCGACCACGTGGTAGCCGTGCCGATCCACGCGTCGCGCAAGAGCTTACGGGGGTTCAACCAGGCAGAACTGCTTTGCGAGGCGTTCCCCGAAGTGGTCTTGCAGCACTCCCGACTTGCTCGAATCCGGGCAACCCCGCCGCAGGTCGGGCTTGACCGGGCTGCCAGGCTCACGAATCTGATCGGCGCGTTCGAGGCCAGCCCCGACGTCGCAGGCAAACAGATCCTCCTGGTGGACGACGTCACGACTACCGGCGGGACGCTGCTCGCTTGTGGGGCGGCTCTAAGGCAGCGCGGAGCGGCGTCCGTTCTCGCCGTCACGTTTTGTGGCGAGGTCGAGGAGCGGGCGCCCTAG
- a CDS encoding helix-turn-helix transcriptional regulator — MSLIAQGHSSKEAADRLVVSKRTVDFHLANIYDKLQVNNRVQALRAATRLGLIPFEPFFGHTQGEA; from the coding sequence TTGAGTCTGATTGCGCAAGGCCACAGCAGCAAGGAAGCTGCTGACAGGCTGGTTGTCTCGAAGCGAACTGTGGATTTTCACTTAGCGAACATCTACGACAAGCTTCAGGTCAACAACCGTGTTCAGGCTCTTCGAGCAGCGACGCGATTGGGGCTCATCCCATTCGAGCCGTTCTTCGGCCACACTCAGGGCGAAGCGTAA
- the galK gene encoding galactokinase, whose amino-acid sequence MQPIDEARKLFEDRFGSCPEAISIAPGRINLIGEHTDYSDGFVFPVAIDRHIAVAASATDGPSELFSSEFGESTPFDVGQESPKEGWGRYAAGMAWTMRRAGLPLSTNIQAVVCSDLPTASGVSSSAALELAFAVLWNHLDSLGADAKRLALLAQECEHVHAGVQCGVMDQLACALGRAGHAMFIDTRTLDVTYAKIPAAIEIVLCDTGSRRDLGSAPYNERRESCTAASQALGVKALRDASLSDLNGTWTDRGSVLYRRAHHVVSENERCKQFLDALSENRLDQLGAIMAASHESLRSDFEVSSDGLNAMVEAARRSAGCIGVRLTGAGFGGACVALVQANQVKPFVTQTEDEFRVTEPNLNPNLLVCQAVDGARVIG is encoded by the coding sequence GTGCAGCCCATCGATGAAGCGCGCAAGCTGTTTGAGGATCGATTCGGCTCATGCCCAGAGGCGATTTCCATTGCGCCTGGCCGCATCAACCTGATCGGCGAACACACGGACTACAGCGATGGATTCGTGTTCCCCGTCGCGATCGACCGGCACATCGCGGTCGCGGCTTCTGCGACCGACGGACCGTCTGAACTGTTTTCGAGCGAGTTTGGCGAGTCGACTCCGTTCGACGTCGGGCAGGAGTCGCCAAAGGAAGGGTGGGGCCGGTACGCGGCGGGAATGGCGTGGACCATGCGGCGGGCTGGATTGCCCCTGAGCACTAACATCCAGGCCGTGGTCTGCTCTGACCTGCCGACGGCATCCGGTGTCAGCAGCAGCGCCGCCCTTGAACTCGCCTTCGCGGTGCTCTGGAATCACCTGGATTCCCTTGGCGCTGACGCAAAGAGACTTGCGCTACTGGCTCAGGAGTGCGAGCACGTCCACGCGGGCGTGCAGTGCGGGGTTATGGACCAGCTAGCCTGTGCGCTGGGACGTGCTGGCCACGCCATGTTCATCGACACGCGCACGCTCGATGTCACCTACGCGAAAATCCCGGCCGCTATCGAGATCGTGCTGTGCGACACCGGATCGCGCCGCGACCTCGGGAGCGCTCCGTACAACGAACGGCGTGAATCCTGCACGGCGGCGAGTCAGGCGCTGGGTGTGAAGGCCCTGCGAGACGCATCTTTGAGCGACCTAAATGGAACATGGACCGATAGAGGCTCAGTCCTATATAGGCGAGCACACCACGTAGTCAGCGAAAACGAGCGGTGCAAGCAGTTCCTGGACGCACTGTCCGAGAACAGGCTGGACCAGCTCGGGGCGATCATGGCAGCAAGCCACGAAAGCCTGCGAAGCGACTTTGAGGTGAGCTCGGATGGGCTGAATGCTATGGTCGAGGCCGCAAGGCGATCGGCCGGCTGCATAGGGGTTCGGCTGACTGGAGCCGGCTTCGGCGGCGCATGCGTTGCCCTGGTTCAAGCTAACCAGGTGAAACCGTTTGTGACGCAGACCGAAGACGAATTCAGGGTAACCGAGCCGAATTTGAACCCGAACCTGCTGGTTTGCCAGGCGGTCGATGGCGCACGAGTCATCGGCTGA
- a CDS encoding Sapep family Mn(2+)-dependent dipeptidase encodes MTDSVLENMREWLAQHEDELLEQYRKLLQFPSIESDPGPNAPFGDANRQALDYMLSLASDAGMQTKDIEGYCGYGEFGQGEKMVMTLGHLDVVPVGHGWKHEPFGAEIDDGYVFARGAVDDKGPTMAAFFAARALKECYPDLGCRFRAVFGCNEESGFKCVERYNETEEPPTFGVAPDSDWPLVHAEKGIANLIVEAPLIQGDVELLEITGGQRPNIVIDSCTARVKVADDARQHVADKIEDAWDRNVRTSWSGDVLTVEAIGKAAHGARPYGGDSAAIRVLRHLREITPLPVQEEYESLFEIPQLQGEGIGIQGADEVSGALSCNLGIIETTDSHLRFTLNVRYPVTWKGEELKRRCEEKLAEIDKGYRLAEMTDSPSLYFPLDHPMVKAICEVYEAETGETKEPGVMGGGTYARAVPNTVSIGTGWAGDGQAHETDEKLKIEHLFKMSRIYAHILYRLVNLAEESP; translated from the coding sequence ATGACCGATTCGGTTCTGGAGAACATGCGCGAATGGCTCGCGCAGCACGAAGACGAACTCCTTGAGCAGTACCGAAAGCTGCTGCAGTTTCCCTCCATCGAGAGCGATCCCGGCCCGAATGCCCCGTTCGGCGACGCTAACCGCCAGGCGCTCGACTACATGCTCTCGCTGGCGTCCGACGCCGGTATGCAGACCAAGGACATCGAAGGGTACTGCGGGTACGGGGAGTTTGGTCAGGGCGAGAAGATGGTCATGACGCTCGGCCATCTCGACGTCGTGCCGGTCGGGCACGGATGGAAGCACGAGCCTTTCGGCGCGGAGATCGACGACGGCTACGTGTTCGCCCGTGGGGCGGTCGACGACAAGGGACCGACGATGGCGGCGTTCTTTGCGGCGCGGGCTCTGAAGGAGTGCTATCCGGACCTCGGCTGCCGATTTCGCGCGGTGTTCGGGTGCAACGAAGAGTCGGGGTTCAAGTGCGTCGAAAGGTACAACGAGACCGAGGAACCGCCGACTTTCGGCGTCGCCCCGGACTCTGACTGGCCGCTGGTTCACGCCGAGAAGGGGATCGCGAACCTCATCGTCGAGGCGCCGCTGATCCAAGGCGACGTCGAACTGCTGGAGATCACCGGCGGGCAGAGGCCGAATATCGTGATCGACTCCTGCACGGCTCGTGTCAAGGTGGCTGACGACGCTCGACAGCACGTCGCCGACAAGATTGAGGACGCCTGGGATCGCAACGTAAGGACAAGTTGGTCCGGCGACGTTCTGACCGTTGAGGCGATCGGCAAGGCGGCTCATGGCGCGCGCCCTTATGGGGGAGACAGCGCTGCGATCCGAGTGCTGCGCCATTTGCGCGAGATAACCCCTCTACCCGTTCAAGAGGAGTACGAAAGCCTGTTCGAGATCCCTCAGCTTCAGGGCGAAGGCATCGGCATCCAGGGCGCAGACGAAGTGAGCGGCGCGCTGAGCTGCAACCTCGGAATCATCGAAACCACCGACTCTCACCTCCGATTCACCCTGAACGTCCGGTACCCGGTGACGTGGAAGGGAGAAGAGCTAAAGCGGCGTTGTGAGGAGAAGCTCGCTGAGATCGACAAGGGTTACAGGCTGGCGGAAATGACGGACAGTCCGTCGCTGTACTTCCCGCTCGACCACCCGATGGTGAAAGCGATCTGCGAGGTGTACGAGGCCGAGACGGGTGAAACCAAGGAGCCGGGCGTGATGGGCGGGGGCACCTACGCTCGCGCGGTTCCGAACACGGTCAGCATCGGCACCGGATGGGCCGGCGACGGCCAGGCGCACGAGACCGATGAAAAGCTGAAGATCGAGCACCTGTTTAAGATGAGCCGGATTTACGCGCATATCCTGTACCGTCTGGTGAACCTCGCGGAGGAGTCTCCGTAG
- a CDS encoding PepSY domain-containing protein: MYRTLRKVHKWIGVFACLFLMTMASTGFLLAIKKRAEWLQPAVIVGGQIDGPQQVIGMDDVFEAVRGEEGFESFEDINRIDYRPDDNVFKVRSADRLHEVQVDGATGEVLKKAPRNDQLTENIHDMSFFSDAMHDWWLPVVAVGLFTLGLTGVVLFFTPYVRRWKYRRSLREE; encoded by the coding sequence ATGTATAGGACGCTCCGGAAAGTTCACAAGTGGATCGGCGTGTTCGCCTGCCTGTTTCTGATGACAATGGCGTCGACCGGATTCCTGCTGGCGATCAAGAAGCGTGCGGAGTGGCTCCAGCCCGCAGTGATCGTTGGAGGGCAGATCGACGGGCCTCAACAGGTCATCGGCATGGACGATGTGTTCGAGGCCGTGCGCGGGGAAGAGGGGTTTGAGTCGTTCGAGGACATCAACCGGATCGACTACCGCCCCGACGACAACGTCTTTAAGGTGCGCAGCGCCGACAGGCTCCACGAGGTCCAGGTCGACGGCGCGACAGGCGAAGTGCTGAAGAAAGCGCCGCGCAACGACCAGCTCACAGAGAACATCCACGACATGTCGTTCTTCAGCGATGCGATGCACGATTGGTGGCTGCCTGTCGTCGCCGTCGGGCTGTTCACGCTCGGCCTGACGGGCGTGGTCTTGTTTTTCACGCCGTACGTCCGCCGCTGGAAGTACCGGCGTAGCCTGCGGGAGGAGTAG
- a CDS encoding peroxiredoxin, translating into MSLQLGDQVPDFTQDSTEGQINFHHYIDGSWAILFSHPKDFTPVCTTELGQVSKLKGEFEKRGVKVIGLSCDTAEDHARWIGDIEDTQGIALNFPLLADADRKVASLYGMIHPNADDTMTVRSVFIIDPNKKLRLTLTYPAPTGRNFNEILRVVDSLQLTDSYKVATPVDWQQGEDVIILPSVSNDDAKSMFPDGWDEQKPYLRVTKQPGKTPASV; encoded by the coding sequence ATGTCATTGCAACTAGGCGACCAGGTCCCTGACTTTACTCAGGATTCGACCGAAGGTCAGATCAACTTTCACCACTACATCGACGGCTCGTGGGCGATCCTTTTCTCCCACCCCAAGGACTTCACTCCGGTCTGCACTACCGAGCTCGGGCAGGTCTCGAAGCTCAAAGGCGAGTTCGAGAAGCGCGGCGTCAAGGTCATCGGCCTGAGCTGCGACACCGCCGAGGATCACGCGCGCTGGATCGGCGACATCGAGGACACGCAGGGCATCGCGCTCAACTTCCCTCTCCTGGCTGACGCAGACCGCAAGGTCGCGTCGCTCTACGGCATGATCCACCCGAACGCGGACGACACGATGACCGTGCGCTCGGTGTTCATCATCGACCCGAACAAGAAGCTGCGGCTGACGCTGACCTACCCGGCGCCGACGGGCCGCAACTTCAACGAAATCCTGCGGGTCGTCGACTCGCTGCAGCTGACCGACAGTTACAAGGTCGCAACGCCGGTCGATTGGCAGCAGGGCGAGGACGTGATCATCCTTCCGTCGGTGAGCAACGACGACGCCAAAAGCATGTTCCCGGACGGCTGGGACGAGCAGAAGCCTTACCTGCGGGTGACGAAGCAGCCTGGCAAGACGCCGGCATCTGTCTAG
- a CDS encoding beta family protein, with protein sequence MSDTLYYPILKGKQGEFRALGLLGAKKLQITPVIELVPVPFDYAENKPKKSLADHVAAVPKQVVKGWGNGEAWIDPHDLAKDAGAALAQCLTEGRALNAAFVPVIRVESTAPVIQAAKNGVTTDGRGIVLRVTSKHLTDWAVTGPKLTKMLEDVGASRKDAHLILDFGPIGSDVTVLAMAAVSIVRSVPTPKAWKSLAVASGAFPKDLAAVKRLTIARLPRLDYDLWSRIIMSGDLPRRPIFADYAVGHPEWTERDFRMLTMSGSIRYTGGKDWVIVKGTSVKKDKWVQMRQRSKDLMAQPEFSKLSWGDTFIENCANNTGNTGNATTWRQVGTVRHIVKTLKQTASHP encoded by the coding sequence ATGAGCGACACACTGTATTATCCGATTCTCAAGGGCAAGCAAGGAGAATTCCGCGCCCTTGGGCTACTCGGTGCAAAAAAGCTCCAAATCACTCCGGTGATTGAGCTTGTACCCGTACCGTTCGACTACGCCGAAAACAAGCCTAAGAAGTCCCTGGCTGACCATGTTGCTGCAGTCCCTAAACAGGTCGTAAAGGGCTGGGGCAACGGTGAGGCCTGGATAGACCCGCATGACCTCGCGAAGGATGCTGGGGCCGCGTTGGCCCAGTGTCTGACAGAGGGGCGGGCCTTGAATGCAGCTTTTGTACCCGTCATCCGAGTCGAGTCAACCGCGCCCGTTATCCAAGCGGCTAAGAACGGAGTAACGACCGACGGACGCGGCATCGTCCTGCGAGTTACTAGCAAGCACTTGACGGACTGGGCCGTAACCGGTCCGAAGCTTACAAAGATGCTTGAAGATGTGGGAGCCTCACGCAAGGACGCTCACTTGATCCTTGACTTTGGCCCGATTGGTTCGGACGTGACTGTTCTGGCGATGGCTGCCGTTTCGATAGTGCGGTCTGTACCAACGCCGAAGGCATGGAAGTCTTTGGCGGTTGCCTCAGGTGCTTTCCCTAAGGACCTGGCAGCCGTGAAGCGACTCACTATAGCCCGTCTGCCACGACTCGACTATGATCTCTGGTCGCGCATTATAATGTCAGGCGATCTGCCGCGCCGACCGATATTCGCAGATTATGCGGTCGGCCATCCTGAGTGGACGGAGCGCGACTTTCGTATGCTCACGATGAGCGGGAGTATCCGGTACACCGGCGGCAAAGACTGGGTTATCGTCAAGGGTACGAGCGTCAAGAAGGACAAATGGGTACAGATGCGGCAGCGATCCAAGGATTTGATGGCTCAACCCGAGTTCAGCAAGCTTTCCTGGGGCGACACGTTCATTGAGAACTGTGCGAACAACACGGGCAACACTGGAAACGCCACGACATGGCGTCAGGTCGGAACGGTTCGGCACATCGTCAAGACTCTGAAGCAGACCGCCAGCCATCCCTGA